TGTGGTTTACATCCCGTTCACCGTGGCCATGGAACGGTAAGAAAACATGTCCAGCATCGCTGGCGCGTGTCTCAGCTGGCTTCCTGGGATGACCCATGCTTGTTGCTACTCGGGGtctcaaaaataaacaaattttaaaaaaaacagagtacCTGAGAGATCTAGAAAGGAGAACCAGttaatttttgtgtgtttattttatttgcatagaATCCCCCTCGTTCGATTCAAATCTATCAagaaacagctgaaggaaaagggagaattAGAAGAATTTTGGAGGAATCATCACCCGGATGTTTTTGCCCGGAGGTACCTGCATTGCTTCCCTGCAGATATTGCTTTATCGATAGGAACGGCTTCAGAAAGGCTGTATGATTACATGAATGTAAGTACAGTTTTGGTACTGCAATCATAAGGACTCTTGAAGgtagatttttttcccagcacctTTCAAATCTAGGCTCTCAATGAAATTACAGGGCTTGAGACGGCTTGTTACTCTATGCTATAAATATTAGATTATAAAAACTTAGTTTACCATTCTGCAAAATAAAGCATGTATAGATGCAGGTTAGCGTGGGACCTGGGTAGAAAGCTGATGTAGCTGTGTCaagttttatatttgtatagATCTGTCTTGGACTTGGTTGGATCCTCAAACAAATGTGAAAGTTTTGGACCAATCTTAGTTCAGGACTGGGGTTTTAGTAGCAGAATCTGATTACTTCACTTCACTTAGctatattttatttatcataAACTTGGATATTAGCGTGTTATAAGAAAATCCCCTAAATCTCATTTATTTGATCACGCGGAGTCACAAATCAGTGATAGCAAAGACCCACgcagagtttttatttttctgtttttatctcCTGAGATTAATATGTATTAAATATTTGAGACCAACCTGGGTCTCACACTAACCTGGCTGAATTTACCATctaaacaaaagggaaaatacgAGTTTCATTGGATCTCAGACAGGCAAGTCAACAGGTCAACCATTTTGTAAATTGTCTTTCCTGGATTTAGCATTCTGTTCATTTGGTTGGCctctgttttctattttatttggtTCTTCTGTTATGCTTATCTAAAGGAAAGTGAAGTTGCAGAAATGTTGTGGAGGCTGCATCtgaacagggaagggaagggaagggaagggaagggaagggaagggaagggaagggaaaggcaaaTTAATTCATCAAGAACTTCCTGACACTTGAGGATCATAAAGAAATACACCAAGAGGAGCTAGAGACGTGTTTGAAGAAGAACAAAGGAGGCTAAAACATTTCAGCCTGCTCTAAAGCTTATCAAAGAGGGATAAATATCAAAATAACAAACTAAAATCCACATAGGCAGCATATCCAGCCAGCATCAGGAGTCATTTTGTGGAGGTTTAAGTGTGgtgtgtttgtgggggtttttgggttcgctattttttttttggaccaaCATGTCTCAGAGCTGTCTCACTTTACAGGTTAACGAATAAAGGTTTGGTTAATACAGGAAGGAATAAAATCCTGCTGTAGAGCTGGATATTCTCTTAAACGGCACACATGCTTGCATTTTCATGATTATCTCATTCAGGCCATAAACTCCGGGATCAGAAACTATATTCAGTGTATTAATTAACAAGTATGCACTTGAAGATACATATTCCAATATTTGTATTGCTACAAAAGGCTTGGCGCTGGGTATTGCTTTTCTATCTGCGTTTGAATTCCAGAAATGCCTCTTCCTAAAAATAGGTCTCTTAACGCTGAAGTGCTCTTCCAGGGCCAGATAGGGGCACTTAGACACTTGCATTCGGGATGTGGATAAGCTCTTCACTCCAGCATTCACGTGTTCACAGATTATCTCTACCCGCAACGGGTATCCAAGGACGGTCAGTGGTTTCTTTATCCACTGGATGAACTTTGTTCAGTACATCAGATACCATCTCTGCAACAGAATTCATTTTTTGACTTGCTAATAGCTGCTAATTACAAAGGAAAGAGCCCAGCCACCTGTGACAGCAGTTGTGCCGCTCGTTCGAGCCCTCTGATGCTGGCGGAGGTGGGTCGTGCTGTCTTGGCATCACTGATTTCTTACTGACACCAGCAGGGAGCTGCCCAAAAGCCTGTAGGATTGTGCGAGAGCTTCATCTTGGGGCTGACCTTGCCACCACTAAAACTGGTGCAAGAGGGCTCCTTGACTTCATGGGGAATGTGACAGCCTCgcttaaaagactttaaaaatgcCACTTTGCTATGTGTGGAGCTGGAGTGAAGTCTGCTGCCCGCAGCCACTCGTGGAGCCAGACTCACCTCTCTCTGGTGTGCATTTACATTTAGATGAAATTGCACTGAACCCCCTGAGAAATGACTgcgtcacaacaaccccatgcagcgttacaagcttggggaagagtggctggagagctgcctgtgagaaaaggacctgggggtgtcggtcgactgctggctgaataccagccagcagtgtgcccgggtgtcCAAGAAgcccaacagcatcctggcctgtatcaggaacagtgtggccagcacgactagggaagtgatcatccccctggtgaggccccacctcaaatactgtgttcagttttgggcccctcaccacaagacagacattgaggtgctggagcaggtccagagaaggacaatgaagctggtgaggggtctagagcacaagccttatgaggagaggctgagggagctggggttgtttagcctggagaaaaggaggctgaggggagaccttatcgctctctaaaactatctgaaaggagggtgtagcaaggtgggggtcggtctcttctcccaagtaacaggcgataggacaagaggaaatggcctccagttgcgccaggggaggttcagattgggtattaggaaaaacttctacactgaaagggttatcaaacattagaagaggctgctcagggaagtggttgagtcaccatccctgaaggtatttgaaagatgggaggcgtagtgcttagcgatatggtttagtgatggtttttgtcagtgttaggttgatggttggactagatgatctgaaaggttgcttccaacccaggcaattctatgactctatgcgATGCCCCCAGGTCTGCCTTTTCCTCAGGAGCAGCCCACCAGGAGGCAGGCCGGGGCTGACCGGGTTGTTCCTCCCCCAGGCACAGTACTACGGAGTTGTGAGCGTCGGCACGCCGCCCCAGAGGTTCACCGTCGTGTTTGACACCGGCTCCTCCAATTTTTGGGTCCCTTCTGCTTATTGCATCAGTGAAGCGTGCAGTAAGAAACGTTACCCTGCCTTACCCTCCTCGTGTCTCGGGTACCTCGGCCATTTCTCCTTTCCCAAGGCTCACCTGCAGCAGGGGTTTGGGAGGGGAGGATTTGGAGAAGACCTGAGGGCCGGTCTCCCCTCCCTGGCTTGCTCCTCCATCTCTGCCCCTCTTTGCCACCCCACAGCCAGGGCAGgcactgccagcagctgccaagCATCCCTCTGCACCACCAGGTGCCTGAGGTGAAAGACATGAAAATACCCTGGGAGAGCTACAAATAGCGTTGGAAATGCCCATTTTTGTCTGGATTTTCCACTTGCCTTTAAAGCCCCAAATAACCTCTGAGgtgttctgggctgcatcaaaagaactgcggccagcagatccagagaggtgattctccccctctgctctcatgagaccccacctggagtactgtatccaactctggaaccctcagcacaagaaggacatggacctgttggagcaggtccagagcagggccatgaagatgatctgagggctggagcacctctgctatgaggacaggctgagagagttggagttggagttgttcagcctggagaagagaaggctccggggagaccttatagcgaccttccagtacctgaagggggcctacaggaaagcgtgaggggctgtttgcaagggcatgcagcaacaggacgaggggcaatggttttaaactagagcagggcaggtttagattagacattaggaagaagttctttacaatgagggtggtgagacactggaacaggttgcccagagagatggtggaggccccatcgctggagacattcaaggccaggcttgatggggctctgagcaacctgatctagttgaagatgtccctgcttactgacgcacggttggactagatgacctttaaaggtcccttccaacccaacacattctatgattctatgaaaacagaaataaactccAACAACAGCTTCATCACAAGACAAGCAAAAATCTGGCTCTCCTGCAACTCAGCTGGTTCTGCATCAGGGAACGGGCATGTTGCCGGGACCTCTCCTCAGTCCACAAGTGTCACATTTGTTTTGTGCAGGGGTGCACCAGAAATTTAAGTCCTTCCTGTCGGATTCATATGAGCACGGAGGGGAAGCCTTCTCCTTGCAGTATGGCACGGGACAGCTTCTGGGCGTCGCTGGCAAAGACACACTGCAGGTGAGCCTCCACCTAAACCGGGTGTCAGCCTCCAGGTCAACCAGGTTTCCAGAGCAGTTCAGATACTGGCCTTGCCCTGGAAAACCTTCCCTGGTTCAGGCAAGCGCAGGGCGAGGTCTCACCAAGGCAGGTGCTGAGAGGTGGGGGTGCTGCCCTGGCTTTGGGCTGCCCAGACAAAACCCCtaagcttttattttgcatttctgcttctcTCCTTGGGTCCCGTCCTGGGTTTATGAAGAAACATCCACAGAATTAAGGTATTTAAAAGGAATCGGTGCAGCCGACCCGCCAAATGGGCACCTGTTTTATTGATGCAAGTCACACAAGGATATTCAGGCTTTACAAACTGAATGAATCTATAGCTAGGGATCTGAAACGTGGCTAATTTCTTGTAATTGATGGTGTTTTTACTTTCGCTTGTACCAAACAGATAAGTAACATCTCCATCAGGGGACAGGACTTTGGTGAGTCGGTGTTTGAGCCAGGAACAACCTTTGCCCTTGCCCACTTCGATGGCGTGCTGGGCTTGGGCTACCCCTCCTTAGCAGTGGGCAATGCTCTGCCCGTGTTTGACAGCATCATGAACCAGCAGCTGGTAGAGGAGCCGGTCTTCTCTTTCTATCTGAAAAGGTCAGTCTTTAAAGTGGCACtgacaaaaaagaagcaaatctaTTTTCATTGTTGAGACAACTGTGGCTCTGTATAAATCTTCAATTCTTGAAAGTAATTTtccacattccttttttttttttttcccccaatttgaCACTGAAAAATATGGAGTGAAAAGGAGAATGTGCGGGGAAGGACCATGAATTTTTGGGCAGAGAGTTATTCTTGTTGGAGCTGGtcataaacaaaagaaaagctccCAGCTCAGGCTCACTGTGTCTGAGTTGCCAGAGGTTTCCTTCTGGCCAGTGGAGATGAACAGAAATGCCATGCTACAACCAGGTAGCCACATTTTAGCAAATAGATGTTGTAACCTCATCTGGACCCAGCTGTAACTCCACCAATTTATCTAGCGTTTATTCTGAGGTGAGAGCAGCAGCTGGCTCAACCTGCTCCTGATGCCTCTCTCAGCCCTCAGCAGCCTACAGCAAGTCTTCTCAGAGGTTGTTTGGAGGCTCCGAGTTGGGCACATGCAGTTAGAAATAATTGCTTTCAGCCATCCACATCTGAATTTAGAAAGGGCTGTGGcttgccttttgctttttaagtGTCATCTCATCGGCACATGCTGGCACACTCCCATGTCGGTGTTAACCTGTCTTCTGCTTTCAGAGGAGATGACACTGAGAACGGTGGTGAGTTGATCCTGGGGGGGATAGACCATTCCCGCTACAAAGGTTCAATCCACTGGGTCCCAGTCACCGAGAAAAGCTACTGGCAAATACATCTGAACAAGTATGTATGAAATACCCGGTGAAAGTCACCTCATGCAAAACACCTCAACACACAGAGGCAAAAAACCCTAGCAATACAGATGTAGGAGGACTTGGCTGCAGTGTTTTACCTTTGTGTCTCTCAAAGAGGGGTTTGCCAGGATGAGACTGGAGATTATTAACTCTCTAAATCTGCTGTGCCATGTGCAACTGGTTTTTGGGAGAGTGTTTTAATATGATACACCAGTGGTCAAGTTGACTGTTGGTGGATTATTCAGTTGAGAGGTTAATGCAACCAGGAACTGAATTCAGTTCCAGGTCCTGCTCTTATCTTTCCTGTTAACCTTAGTCAAAGCAGCCAGTGTCCCTtcgctcctcctcctgctgcgtaAATCAATGAGGACACATATCTGTGGGTGAGGACAAATTCATCAGCAGGCAGCAAATGGTTAAGGCTGTAGGAGtcctgagaaagaaaagcaggtcCACAGACAATATATCTTCTTCATGCAATttgccagcaacatgcccttgtggccaagaaggccaatggcatcctgggctgcatccagaagagtgtggccagcaggttgagggaggtcatcctccccctctactctgccttggtgaggccacacctggagtaatgtgtccagttctgggctccccggttcaagagggacagggaactgctggagagggtgcagcagagagctaccaagatgattaggggactcgaacacctctcttatgaggaaagcctgagggatttgggtctcttcagtctggaaaaaaagacaactgaggggggaccttatcaacacttataaatacttaaagggtgggtgtcaggaggatggggccaggctcttttcagtggtgcccggggacaggacaagaggtaacaggcacaaacttgagcataggaagttccacctaaacatgaggaggaacttctttactttgagggtggcagagcactggcacaggctgcccggagaggtggtggagtctctgtctctggagacattgaaaacccgcctggacacattcctgtgccacctgctctgggtgaccctgctgtggcagggggttggactaggtgatctccagaggtcccttccaacccctaccattctgtgattctgtgaatttccttttattacttTCTTGTCTTCTAAAGACATTCTTGTCTTTTTAAGACTGGCAAAGCTTGGCAGCTAGTTTTAAGTTCAGTCTGTACTCTGGTATTTTAGCTAGCAATAATATGCTGCTTCAGTCACAGCATTTGCTTAAAGatgctttgtttttcacttgcagTATAAAGATCCAGGGCCGGGCGGCATTTTGCTCCCACGGCTGCGAAGCCATCGTTGACTCAGGCACTTCTCTTATCACCGGCCCCTCTTCACAAATCAGGCGATTACAGGAGTATATTGGGGCAAGTCCATCGCATACTGGAGAGGTAAAAACTATACAGCCAGAAAAGagccagagaggaagagaaactgtTTTTTGGTGCAAAGAACTTACAGGGTGggaaaataaccaaaataattgCTTAGAAAGGTCTCAGTGAAAGCCTTGTTTCCAGGAAAGCACTGAACTCAGACCCAAGCTGGTTTTGACCCATCTATGTTGCCCTCCTCCCAGATGTTCACCTCCTCTCCCATGCTCATCAGCACTGGTGTGTAAGGAAATAACGGGGCATCTGTTTGAGGAATCAATCTGTACTCTACatcagagataattttttttggaaaatcagAGGATTTTCAATGTCCCCAGCTATAGCTGTTGGCTCCCGCGAGCTAGGAGGGGTTCGGCGCTGATGTCCAGCCCTATCAGTGTCAAATGGAAAGGGAAAGGTATCATAATTACAGCCCAACAACGTCTCCACTGACAGGACCTCTCACTGTCAGCTTGCAGCAGAACAGGCGGTGTCGTGCCGTGGCTCCCAGGGAGGATGCACAGCTGTGATGCTCACAATGCTGGCTCCTAGCAGATGAGccacagggtgcaggacagaccTCACTGTCTCTTATTCTCCCTCCTGAACCTTAttcctctgtctcctcactggttttcctctcttccctgctgctctctcccgCGCCCCCCTTGTTGACGCTCCCCAccgctcctccccatccctgcctgccctctgaGGAGCACCTTCACCTCCTGAGGAGCACCAAGGGTCAAAACAGCCCTGATGTACTGCTTCATGGCCTCTCAGGCCCCACACCTGtggtccccagcccctgtgcctCTCTGTGTGAGACAGGGTTTCTCAAGGTACTTCAGGCTTTCTCATTGCCTTGcctgtgggacaggctgggacatCTCTCTGTTGTCCTTTGCATGTCTCCTCTGGCAATTTTCAGATGGCATGATGGAACCCTTGTAACTTCTAAAGCATTGAGTTAACGAGCCTGAGATGACTAAACCCACCCGCCTTCGGGGAGAGGGCAGCTTGTTTTTACTGTGCCTTATTGCTGGCCCTTGGCTGACTCCCACTGGTAATTGCCACGTTGCCACAGCTCCAGTGCCCCAAGTGAAGCTGCCATGTACAGTTGCTGTTAACTTCACAGTTGTCTTGATCCTGACCCTAAGCTGCActtggaagaaaatgaagagtGTTACAATTGCCTGGTGCACTGGGCAATGATCAGAGACAAGGTGGACTTTTAATCTGCCTCCTTTCATAAGGGGAGGACCTGGAGTTGCATCCGTGTAACTCA
Above is a window of Larus michahellis chromosome 1, bLarMic1.1, whole genome shotgun sequence DNA encoding:
- the LOC141738024 gene encoding cathepsin E-A-like, which translates into the protein MRVILLAVVYIPFTVAMERIPLVRFKSIKKQLKEKGELEEFWRNHHPDVFARRYLHCFPADIALSIGTASERLYDYMNAQYYGVVSVGTPPQRFTVVFDTGSSNFWVPSAYCISEACRVHQKFKSFLSDSYEHGGEAFSLQYGTGQLLGVAGKDTLQISNISIRGQDFGESVFEPGTTFALAHFDGVLGLGYPSLAVGNALPVFDSIMNQQLVEEPVFSFYLKRGDDTENGGELILGGIDHSRYKGSIHWVPVTEKSYWQIHLNNIKIQGRAAFCSHGCEAIVDSGTSLITGPSSQIRRLQEYIGASPSHTGEFLVDCRRLSSLPHISFTIGHHEYKLTAEQYVVKESIEDQTFCMSGFQSLDITTRSGPLWILGDVFMSAFYCIFDRGNDRVGFAKAVHRKDYY